The nucleotide window TTGTCGGTGTGCCGGATGAACGCTGGGGCGAGGTCGGCCATCTGGCGGTGGTCTGCAAGGAAGGTTATACCCTGACCATGGACCAGGTTCTCGAATGGCTTGAGCCCAGGCTTGCACGCTATAAACTTCCGAAACACCTGACAGTGCTTTCTGCCCTGCCGAGAACGGGATCGGGCAAGGTTCAGAAGCCCCGGTTGCGGACTCTTCTGATGAAAAAGGAAGACTAAAAGTTTTCACAACAATTGCAAAAGTCAAACCGATGGGGCAAGGTTCTGCGCACAGAGTTATGCAGAATAGCAAACAAATATAGCGAGAGGCCAAATTGGCCGAGACTGGGAGAGAATGAGCATGCAGGACGATCCACGGGAGATTATTGACCGCGAGCCGATGAGCGGGCTTCAGGTTTTCGCTGTCGGAATTTGTATATTTTTGAATGCCCTCGATGGATTTGACGTTCTCGCCATTACCTTTGCGGCTCCAGGTATTGCCGAGGACTGGGGACTGGGACCTGATGCGATTGGTATCGTTATTTCCACCGGTCTTGCTGGTATGGCGGTGGGGTCTCTTTTCCTCGCTCCCTATGCGGACCGCTTCGGGCGACGTACCGCTATCCTCGCCAGCCTGGTGACCATGGGTGTTGGCATGCTTCTGTCTGCAACGGCGAATGACATCATCACCATGTCGATTTACCGGGTTATCACCGGACTGGGTATTGGCGCCATGCTGGCGTCAATCAATGCCATGTCAGCCGAATATTCAAACAAGAAACGGCGCGACCTTTCCGTCAGCCTGATGTCTATCGGTTATCCCATCGGCGGGGTTCTTGGCGGCTCCGTTGCGGCTATGCTGCTCGGTCATTACAATTGGCAGTCGGTCTTTATCTTTGGCGGAATTGTAACCCTGGCCCTGGTGCCGGTGATTATATATTATCTGCCGGAATCCATCGAGTTCCTGAGCCACAACAAGGGTCAGGCGGCCTTGGGCCAGATCAATAAAATCCTGCGTCGCATGGGGCATTCCGAAGCGCATCATGTTATTGAGGAAAAAACGCCACAGGCACGGGCCCGGATTACGGATCTTTTTGCCCCCGAGCAGCGCCGGGTAACCCTTATTCTGGCGCTTAGCTATTTTTTCCATATCACAACCTTCTATTATGTTTTGGGCTGGGTGCCTTCCATTATAACAGCGCTCGGCTTTGACAAGGCGGTCGGTACTTCCGTGTCAGTTTGGGTCAGTATCGGCGGCATCGTCGGCGGCAGTGTGTTGGGCTGGTGCGCCACCTTCTTCAGCCTGACGAGGCTTGTGATCGGGGTCATGGTTGCCACCGGGCTTGCGGTTATTGTGTTCGGCCAGGTGACGCCTGATATTGGCCTGTTGAAACTGGTTGCCTTTGTGCTCGGTTTCTTCATGTTTGGCGGTGTGGTGGGGCTTTATGCCCTCGTCGCCAAAAGGTTCCCGACCCGGCTGCGGGCGACCGGGACCGGTTTTGTTATTGGTGTTGGCCGCGGCGGTGCCGTCATTGCCCCGGTTCTTACCGGTTTTCTGCTGGCGGCAGGTATGGAACGGGGCAATGTTGCCACGATTATGGCTTTCGGCTCGATCCTTGCCGCTGTGGCTCTCTTTTCCAGTTTCCTGAAGCGTGAAAAAACAGGCGGGTAAAACAAAGCCCGGACAGCAGCTGAACAACCTGTTTTGAATTCAAGCGGGGGGCGTATCCGGCCTCCCGTTTTTTGCATTTCCGGGGCATTGTCCTGGACTGTCAGTTTGTTCCCGCCTTTTTATTTTTTATCGCTATGAGTTATAGCGTTGACAGTATTATTGCTATATGTCATAATAATTACAGGGCTCTGGATAATAAAAATAACAGGGTAGGTTTGCTCGCTGCCGGAGTAAATCATGGGAGAAGTATTGTCCTCAAGTCGTATTCTGTGTCCGGCACTGCCGCATTCCTTTTGACAGCGAGGAGGGGTTTAGCCCCAATGTTTCCTTGCTGTCCAACTTCAAAAATTGAAACATAACGAAAGAATGGGAGAATATGATGCCTTTCGTAAAACCTTCCTTTATGCGAAGATCTACAAGCTCGCGGCTTGCAATTATGGCTGTAATCGGCACTATTTTGCCGCCGGCAATGCAAGCGATTGCGCAGGGGCAGGACAAAGAAGAAAATGTGCTGATGCTGGAAGAAATCACGGTGACGG belongs to Emcibacter sp. and includes:
- a CDS encoding MFS transporter, giving the protein MQDDPREIIDREPMSGLQVFAVGICIFLNALDGFDVLAITFAAPGIAEDWGLGPDAIGIVISTGLAGMAVGSLFLAPYADRFGRRTAILASLVTMGVGMLLSATANDIITMSIYRVITGLGIGAMLASINAMSAEYSNKKRRDLSVSLMSIGYPIGGVLGGSVAAMLLGHYNWQSVFIFGGIVTLALVPVIIYYLPESIEFLSHNKGQAALGQINKILRRMGHSEAHHVIEEKTPQARARITDLFAPEQRRVTLILALSYFFHITTFYYVLGWVPSIITALGFDKAVGTSVSVWVSIGGIVGGSVLGWCATFFSLTRLVIGVMVATGLAVIVFGQVTPDIGLLKLVAFVLGFFMFGGVVGLYALVAKRFPTRLRATGTGFVIGVGRGGAVIAPVLTGFLLAAGMERGNVATIMAFGSILAAVALFSSFLKREKTGG